CAGTGTTTTTAGGACTTGAAAGGTCTTGATCGTCACTAAGGATATCAGCAGCATCACTGCGTGCATCCTGAAGGATTCTGACGTCCCTCACAATGTTTGAAAAGCGAAATTCCGGCAAGCCGGACTGACGTGTTCCGAAGAAATCACCGGGACCTCTCATCTCCAGATCAATCTCGCTGAGTTTGAAACCGTCGGCGTGGGCACACATGGCATTTATCCTTTCGGATGCTTCATCCGACACATTTTCTGAGGCAACAAGCACGCAGTATGACTGTCTGTCGCTGCGCCCTACTCTCCCCCGAAGCTGATGAAGCTGAGAAAGACCAAAACGCTCAGCATTTTCTATAACCATCACAGTGGCATGCGGAACATCCACCCCAACTTCAATAACAGTCGTTGACACCAGTACCTGTATATTGCCGGCTTTAAAAGCGTCCATAAGCTCTGACTTCTGCTCGTGTTTCATACGTCCGTGCAGAAGTCCCACATTATCAGCACCAAACTCCTGAGAGAGTTTCCTGTGCTCGTCAGTTGCTGCTTTCAGATCAAGTTTTTCGCTGGTATCTATCAGCGGATATATGACATATACTCCGTGCCCTTTTTTTATCTCTTCTCTCATAAGCGGATAAACACGCTCAATATTTTTTTCTGAAACGGTATTGATAGGTGTTCTGCCTGGGGGGAGTTCATCTATAATGCTTATGTCTAGATCACCGTAAAATGACAGAGCAAGGGTTCTGGGGATCGGCGTTGCGGTCATAAGCAGAATATCAGGCATGTACCCTTTTTCTATCAGTGACTTCCTCTGCTCCACACCAAAGCGGTGCTGTTCATCAATTATCGCAAGACCAAGTTTTGCAAAGTCCGCATCTTCCTGTATTACAGCATGAGTTCCAAGTACAAAATCCACATGTCCCGCTGCGATAAGCTCTTTCGTATGTTTCTTTTCTGCACCGGAAACAGACCCTGTCAGCAGTACAGCGGTAACATTTGTTCCGGATATAAGCTTCAGCAGATTCAGCATATGCTGTCTGGCAAGAACCTCTGTAGGTGCAATCACAGCTACCTGATATCCGTTTTTCACAGCGACAAGTCCTGCTGTAAAAGCTACGATGGTTTTACCGCTTCCGACATCCCCCTGAACAAGCCTGTTCATTTGCCCCGTAGAAGACATATCGTTGAATATCTCTGCCATAACACGTCTTTGTGCACCTGTAAATTTAAAAGGTAAGAGATCCTTTATCCAGTCAAGGTATTCTTTTTTTATATCGAAGACAGTACCGGACTGCCGCTCATATGCACGTTTTTTATAAAGCAGCCCCATCTGAAGGTAAAACAATTCTTCGTAAATAAACCTTTTTGCTGCCGGATGTCTTTTTTCAGACAGTGCTTCCAGTTCATATGGGTTCTTTGGTCTGTGTATTTCAAGAAGAGCCTGTTTTGATGATGGAAACTTATATTTCTCCTCCAGCCTTGCCGGAAGATGATCCGGGATCTGATCAAGATATTTATCAAGAGCCGCATTCACAGCAGTATAATATACCTTCTGCGCTACTGATTTAGGAAGGGAATAGACAGGGATGATGTTTCCCATCTCGGACTCTTTCATAAACTGTGGGTGGATGATAGACTCCATGCCTGAAAATGAGCCTGACTGACCGTAAATAGTATATTTTTTCCCTTCTTTTAGTACACCTGCGGGATATCCGGCAGAAAAACGAAACCAGACAGCAGCAAACTGACCGAAATCACCTGAAAACACTGCCTTATAGATGCGCTTCCTGTTTTTGGTGGTAACTACTGCTCCGGTCTGAAAAATGCCCGTAAGAGCCTTTTTACCGCTTCTGGATTCCCCAATGTATTCATATCTGTAGGGGAAATTATAAAGGACATCCTCGACAGTCTCGATATGCTGCTTTTTGAGTGATTCTGTGGCTTTTTTTCCTATCCCCGGAAGCTCGTCCACAGAAACAGGCTTAATGTCATTTTTAACAGTCATTCGCTGAGCAAGCATTGCAAGCTCTGAAATGATTTTATCCAGTGTTGTGGTGTCTGCACTGCCGGACTCTTTTGCGGAAACAGCAAGACCCGCCAGAACTTCACTCTGACGGGTCTTTAATTTTATTATACTATCTAAATACTTATCAGGTGCTTTATAAAATTCAGCTCCTGCTTTTCTGATGTCAGAAAGGAGTCTGAGGTATACTCCTCTGTCTTCGGTCATTTAGAACATGCTGAGGGCGCTGGCTTCGTTTCTCCCGAATATTTCATGAACATCAAGTATGATGACCATACCGGTCTGAAGCCGTGCAACACCTTTTATATATCTGTTGTCGACACTGGTTGAAGCTGCGGGAGCTTTATCAACAAGGTCTCCGTCCACTCTGAGAACTTCCTCAACCTGGTCAACAATAAAGCCTACCTGTTTCCCGTTAAGGTTTACAACAATAATTCTGGAAGAATTCGTAAACTCATTGGCAGGAATCCCCATCTTCTTTCTCAGGTCAACGATCGGTATGACCTTTCCTCTGATATTAATAATCCCTTCCACAAAACTTGGAGCTTTAGGCACTTTCGTGATATCAAGCATCCGGAGGATCTCTTTGATATCCATAATATCAATGCCGTACTTCTCGTCATTCAGCAGAAGATTAACATATTGTTTGTATTCAGCCATGATAAACCTCAGCTATTTTCTAAAATAATAACAGGCATTTCAGGTTTATGCAATTATTAAACAAGTACGCTGTCTTTGTTTATTATTCTGTTTCTGGCATCCACCTGCACTACTGTGGGTTTATAGTTTTCGAGGTCTTTTTCATCCATCATGGCAAAAGTCGCTATTATGACCATATCACCAACCTGCACATGCCTTGCTGCTGCACCGTTAAGGCATATCTGACCGCTGCCTCTGCGTCCCTTTATGGTGTATGTATGGAAGCGGGCGCCGTTAGTAATGTTCCATATGTCAACCTTCTCATACTCCAGCATACCTGCCGCATCCATGAGGTCTTCGTCAATGCCTATGCTCCCTTCGTAGTGGAGATCGGCATCGGTAACTGTAGCTCTGTGAATTTTTGATTTAAACATATCTCTAAGCATATAATTTCCCCTTATATCTTAAATAATTTATTATCTATTAATCTGGCACGACCGATCTTTACAGCCAGCGCTGCAACAATATCCCCGTTAACAGTTTCCAGTGAATTAAGCTTTTCCGGATGTATAATTTCAACATAGTCTACATGTGCGGAGCTGTGAGAGTTTATGTAATCCACAACTTTCTGCCTGAGCACCCTTGCGTCCCGCTCGCCATTATCCAGAAGCTTCTGTATCAGCCCGAATGACTTAGAAAGACTAAGGGCAGATGTCCTTTCCTCAGGTTTCAGATAGATGTTACGGCTGCTCATTGCAAGCCCGTCAGATTCTCTTATGATAGGCATTCCGATAACTTCGACACTCATATTAAGGTCTTTTACCATTCGCCTTATAACCTGAAGCTGCTGATAGTCTTTGGATCCGAAATATGCCCTGTCAGGATTGACTATGTTAAAAAGTTTGGTGACAACTGTTGCCACGCCGTCAAAGTGAACCGGTCTGGAAAGACCGCAGAGGGCGTTTGTAATCCCACTCACACTTACTTTCGTAGAGAAACCTTCTGGATACATCTCTTCCGGTGAAGGGGAGAAAATCAGATCAGCACCGGCATCTGTGAGAAGTTTTGTATCGTTTTCAAAAT
This window of the Denitrovibrio acetiphilus DSM 12809 genome carries:
- the recG gene encoding ATP-dependent DNA helicase RecG, coding for MTEDRGVYLRLLSDIRKAGAEFYKAPDKYLDSIIKLKTRQSEVLAGLAVSAKESGSADTTTLDKIISELAMLAQRMTVKNDIKPVSVDELPGIGKKATESLKKQHIETVEDVLYNFPYRYEYIGESRSGKKALTGIFQTGAVVTTKNRKRIYKAVFSGDFGQFAAVWFRFSAGYPAGVLKEGKKYTIYGQSGSFSGMESIIHPQFMKESEMGNIIPVYSLPKSVAQKVYYTAVNAALDKYLDQIPDHLPARLEEKYKFPSSKQALLEIHRPKNPYELEALSEKRHPAAKRFIYEELFYLQMGLLYKKRAYERQSGTVFDIKKEYLDWIKDLLPFKFTGAQRRVMAEIFNDMSSTGQMNRLVQGDVGSGKTIVAFTAGLVAVKNGYQVAVIAPTEVLARQHMLNLLKLISGTNVTAVLLTGSVSGAEKKHTKELIAAGHVDFVLGTHAVIQEDADFAKLGLAIIDEQHRFGVEQRKSLIEKGYMPDILLMTATPIPRTLALSFYGDLDISIIDELPPGRTPINTVSEKNIERVYPLMREEIKKGHGVYVIYPLIDTSEKLDLKAATDEHRKLSQEFGADNVGLLHGRMKHEQKSELMDAFKAGNIQVLVSTTVIEVGVDVPHATVMVIENAERFGLSQLHQLRGRVGRSDRQSYCVLVASENVSDEASERINAMCAHADGFKLSEIDLEMRGPGDFFGTRQSGLPEFRFSNIVRDVRILQDARSDAADILSDDQDLSSPKNTVIKQVLIRKWRSELQYIEIG
- a CDS encoding chemotaxis protein CheW translates to MAEYKQYVNLLLNDEKYGIDIMDIKEILRMLDITKVPKAPSFVEGIINIRGKVIPIVDLRKKMGIPANEFTNSSRIIVVNLNGKQVGFIVDQVEEVLRVDGDLVDKAPAASTSVDNRYIKGVARLQTGMVIILDVHEIFGRNEASALSMF
- the panD gene encoding aspartate 1-decarboxylase; its protein translation is MLRDMFKSKIHRATVTDADLHYEGSIGIDEDLMDAAGMLEYEKVDIWNITNGARFHTYTIKGRRGSGQICLNGAAARHVQVGDMVIIATFAMMDEKDLENYKPTVVQVDARNRIINKDSVLV
- the panC gene encoding pantoate--beta-alanine ligase — translated: MKILNTVNDVKTAIKELQKAGRKVGLVPTMGFLHAGHMSLVKKSVADNDFTVVSVFVNPTQFGPNEDLEAYPRDFENDTKLLTDAGADLIFSPSPEEMYPEGFSTKVSVSGITNALCGLSRPVHFDGVATVVTKLFNIVNPDRAYFGSKDYQQLQVIRRMVKDLNMSVEVIGMPIIRESDGLAMSSRNIYLKPEERTSALSLSKSFGLIQKLLDNGERDARVLRQKVVDYINSHSSAHVDYVEIIHPEKLNSLETVNGDIVAALAVKIGRARLIDNKLFKI